From the Sphingomonas aliaeris genome, one window contains:
- a CDS encoding D-alanyl-D-alanine carboxypeptidase family protein: protein MKNLPIKKLLAATILTPALVLANPGIAAAPDFPTPAPVAYLTDLSTGAVLFSKDADRRMPPASMAKMMTVYVVFDMLKKGELKLNQTFPVRPETWQRWHGPAAGSTMFLSTGENVSVENLLKGIVTLSGNDACVVIAEGISGTEAAFTDRMNEAAKRLGLSNSHFGTSNGWPDNGVTYVTARDLAKLAAATIQDHPTLYKKFYSLPNFTWGKTLGAGADITQANRDPLLGRVAGADGLKTGHTDEAGYGFTGSAIQNGRRLVMVMAGLTSSNQRIEESVRFMDWGFRAWQAKPIVKKGKKVETADVQLGDAATVGLVAPTDLAITLPSGASPELQARVVYDGPIKAPIKAGQHIADLVVTSPGLPSQSVPLVAENDVQEAGFFGRAWAGLMGLFGG, encoded by the coding sequence ATGAAGAACCTGCCGATCAAGAAACTGCTCGCTGCCACCATCCTTACGCCTGCTTTGGTGCTCGCCAATCCGGGGATTGCGGCCGCGCCCGATTTCCCGACGCCGGCCCCGGTCGCCTATCTGACCGACCTGTCGACCGGCGCCGTGCTGTTCTCGAAGGATGCGGACCGCCGCATGCCGCCGGCATCGATGGCCAAGATGATGACCGTCTATGTCGTGTTCGACATGCTGAAAAAGGGCGAGTTGAAGCTGAACCAGACGTTCCCGGTCCGTCCGGAAACGTGGCAGCGCTGGCATGGGCCCGCGGCGGGATCGACCATGTTCCTGTCGACCGGCGAGAATGTCAGCGTCGAGAATCTGCTGAAGGGCATCGTCACGCTGTCGGGCAACGACGCGTGCGTCGTGATCGCGGAGGGGATTTCGGGGACCGAAGCCGCATTTACCGATCGGATGAACGAAGCCGCCAAGCGGCTGGGGCTGTCGAACAGCCATTTCGGAACGTCGAATGGCTGGCCAGACAACGGCGTGACCTATGTCACCGCGCGCGATCTCGCGAAGCTGGCGGCGGCGACGATCCAGGATCATCCCACGCTGTATAAGAAGTTCTATTCGCTGCCGAACTTCACCTGGGGTAAGACGCTGGGCGCTGGCGCGGACATCACACAGGCGAACCGCGATCCGCTGCTCGGCCGCGTTGCCGGTGCGGATGGCTTGAAGACGGGGCATACGGACGAGGCGGGGTACGGCTTTACCGGCTCCGCGATCCAGAATGGCCGTCGCCTCGTGATGGTGATGGCCGGGCTGACCAGTTCCAACCAGCGGATCGAGGAGTCGGTCCGCTTCATGGATTGGGGGTTCCGCGCATGGCAGGCCAAGCCGATCGTCAAGAAGGGCAAGAAGGTCGAGACGGCGGACGTCCAGCTTGGTGACGCGGCGACGGTCGGGCTCGTCGCGCCGACCGATCTGGCGATTACGCTGCCGTCGGGCGCATCGCCTGAATTGCAGGCGCGCGTCGTGTATGACGGGCCGATCAAGGCGCCGATCAAGGCCGGTCAGCATATCGCCGATCTGGTCGTGACGTCTCCCGGCCTGCCGTCGCAGAGCGTTCCTTTGGTCGCCGAGAACGATGTCCAGGAAGCCGGGTTCTTCGGTCGCGCCTGGGCCGGCCTCATGGGTCTGTTCGGCGGGTGA
- the metG gene encoding methionine--tRNA ligase translates to MAEPYYITTAISYPNGRPHIGHAYEAIAADAIARFHRQAGRDVRFQTGTDEHGLKMVQTARDRGVEVADLAAEMSGHFKAMDDALNISYDRFIRTTEPDHHRASQAIWQAMEANDDLYLSRYEGWYSVRDEAFYDEKELIDGEGGAKLSPQGTPVDWTAEESWFFRLSRYQQPLLDHIAANPDFIRPESRRNEVVKFIEGGLSDLSVSRTSFDWGVKVPGSDGHVMYVWVDALTNYLTGAGYPDDMDGVTKWWPADLHLIGKDIVRFHAVYWPAFLLSVKLALPKTVFGHGFLLHRGEKMSKSIGNVVDPIELSNAFGVDALRYFLLREVSFGQDGSYSAEAIVTRVNAELANSFGNLAQRTLSFIAKNLEGALPQPGRSDPADAELLATVRDATTIFRNEFSDLALSQAIEAWMRGVFACNQYIDVQAPWALRKTDPDRMHAVLGTLVRAIRDLAITILPAVPASAGKVLDQIGAIGRDHAALDDSGWYDMLAASDFRIVAPQGVFPRLEVPAEPA, encoded by the coding sequence ATGGCCGAACCCTATTACATCACCACCGCGATCAGTTATCCCAACGGACGCCCGCATATCGGGCATGCTTATGAAGCGATCGCGGCGGACGCGATCGCGCGGTTCCACCGTCAGGCGGGGCGCGACGTCCGCTTCCAGACCGGAACGGACGAGCATGGCCTGAAAATGGTCCAGACGGCCCGCGACCGGGGAGTCGAGGTGGCCGATTTGGCCGCAGAAATGTCCGGACATTTCAAGGCAATGGATGACGCCTTGAATATCAGCTATGATCGTTTCATCCGGACCACTGAACCGGATCACCACCGCGCGAGCCAGGCGATCTGGCAAGCGATGGAAGCGAATGACGACCTCTATCTCAGTCGGTACGAGGGCTGGTACTCCGTCCGCGACGAAGCCTTTTACGACGAAAAGGAACTGATCGACGGGGAAGGGGGGGCAAAGCTCTCACCGCAAGGAACGCCGGTCGACTGGACCGCGGAGGAAAGCTGGTTCTTTCGCCTTTCCAGATATCAGCAGCCGCTGCTGGATCATATCGCGGCCAATCCCGATTTCATCCGCCCGGAAAGCCGCCGGAACGAGGTGGTCAAGTTCATCGAAGGCGGGCTGAGCGACCTTTCCGTGTCGCGAACGAGCTTCGATTGGGGCGTCAAGGTTCCGGGCAGCGACGGCCATGTCATGTATGTGTGGGTCGATGCATTGACCAACTATTTGACTGGCGCGGGCTATCCCGACGATATGGATGGGGTCACGAAATGGTGGCCGGCCGATCTGCATCTGATCGGCAAGGATATCGTGCGTTTTCATGCGGTCTATTGGCCGGCTTTCCTGCTGTCTGTGAAGCTGGCGCTGCCGAAGACGGTGTTCGGCCACGGCTTTCTGCTGCATCGCGGGGAGAAGATGTCGAAGTCGATCGGCAACGTGGTCGATCCGATCGAGCTTTCCAACGCGTTCGGGGTCGATGCTTTGCGGTACTTCCTGTTGCGCGAGGTGAGCTTCGGACAGGATGGCAGCTATTCCGCCGAAGCGATCGTCACGCGAGTCAACGCCGAACTGGCGAACAGCTTCGGCAATCTGGCGCAGAGGACGTTGTCATTCATCGCCAAGAATCTGGAGGGCGCCTTGCCGCAGCCCGGTCGATCGGACCCGGCGGATGCGGAATTGCTGGCCACGGTTCGTGACGCTACGACGATCTTCCGCAATGAATTCAGCGACCTGGCCCTCAGTCAGGCGATCGAGGCATGGATGCGCGGCGTCTTCGCCTGCAACCAGTATATCGATGTCCAGGCACCCTGGGCGCTTCGCAAGACCGATCCCGATCGCATGCACGCCGTACTCGGCACGCTCGTTCGCGCGATCCGCGATCTGGCGATCACGATCCTGCCGGCGGTTCCGGCGTCCGCCGGCAAGGTGCTGGACCAGATCGGCGCAATCGGGCGCGATCACGCGGCGTTGGACGATAGTGGTTGGTACGACATGCTGGCCGCGTCCGACTTCCGCATCGTCGCCCCGCAAGGCGTATTCCCTCGTCTCGAAGTTCCGGCGGAACCTGCCTGA
- the rpmE gene encoding 50S ribosomal protein L31, giving the protein MKKNIHPDYHTIKVQMTDGTVYETRSTWGKEGDTMTLEIDPLAHPAWTGGRGQMLDTGGQVARFNKRFGGLSFGKK; this is encoded by the coding sequence ATGAAGAAGAACATTCACCCCGATTATCACACCATCAAGGTGCAGATGACCGATGGCACCGTGTACGAAACCCGCTCCACCTGGGGCAAGGAAGGCGACACGATGACTCTGGAAATCGATCCGCTGGCGCATCCGGCATGGACCGGCGGCCGCGGCCAGATGCTCGACACCGGTGGTCAGGTCGCACGCTTCAACAAGCGTTTTGGCGGCCTTTCGTTCGGTAAGAAGTAA
- the fabZ gene encoding 3-hydroxyacyl-ACP dehydratase FabZ: protein MSEDAAPAAEAVTLGPLDIGRIMAALPHRYPMLLVDRVEEVILDRSIVAIKAVTINEQFFQGHFPGRPIMPGVLIVEAMAQAAGILALESLGLAGTGKLVYFMSIDEVKFRKPVEPGVLLRLEVEIVQKSSRSTKFAGRALIDGKLAAEAKFMAMIADPPKAA, encoded by the coding sequence GTGAGTGAAGACGCAGCCCCGGCCGCGGAAGCCGTGACGCTTGGTCCGCTCGATATCGGGCGGATCATGGCGGCACTGCCGCATCGCTATCCGATGCTGCTGGTCGACCGGGTCGAGGAAGTCATCCTCGACCGGTCGATCGTCGCCATCAAGGCGGTGACGATCAACGAGCAGTTTTTCCAGGGGCATTTCCCCGGGCGCCCGATCATGCCGGGCGTGCTGATCGTCGAGGCGATGGCGCAGGCGGCGGGGATTCTCGCGCTGGAATCGCTCGGGCTGGCCGGTACGGGGAAGCTCGTTTATTTCATGTCGATCGACGAGGTGAAGTTCCGCAAGCCGGTCGAGCCCGGTGTGCTGCTTCGTCTGGAAGTCGAGATCGTGCAGAAAAGCTCGCGAAGCACGAAGTTTGCGGGTCGCGCCTTGATCGATGGCAAGCTGGCGGCCGAGGCGAAGTTCATGGCGATGATCGCCGATCCGCCGAAGGCGGCCTGA
- a CDS encoding OmpH family outer membrane protein — MNTYKKLLLAAVLVAPAAIMGATQANAQAVAVADPQGAIGNTKAFTTAVTQIRTQYKAQLDQSTARRAAVQKEIEALALALDTDKNGQVSQQELEAAQAAKRPEIAAIQQKQTAVQQEVGRLEAPAARAQQYAAEQIALKYEGALQSVVSKRGVQLIVRPDAVVFAQPASDLTPAITTELDTLVPTVSITPPANWQPGQAGAAAQQAAPAAPAKKPTTR, encoded by the coding sequence ATGAACACGTACAAGAAGTTGCTGCTCGCAGCCGTTCTGGTTGCTCCCGCCGCCATCATGGGTGCGACCCAGGCGAATGCACAGGCCGTCGCCGTCGCGGATCCGCAGGGCGCGATCGGCAATACCAAGGCGTTCACCACCGCCGTCACGCAGATCCGCACGCAATATAAGGCGCAGCTCGACCAGTCGACCGCACGCCGTGCCGCCGTGCAAAAGGAAATCGAGGCGCTCGCACTGGCGCTCGACACCGACAAGAACGGTCAGGTCAGCCAGCAGGAACTGGAAGCCGCACAGGCTGCCAAGCGTCCCGAAATTGCTGCGATCCAGCAGAAGCAGACCGCCGTGCAGCAGGAAGTCGGCCGCCTGGAGGCACCGGCTGCCCGTGCGCAGCAATATGCCGCCGAACAGATCGCGCTGAAGTATGAAGGCGCGTTGCAGTCGGTCGTGTCGAAGCGTGGCGTGCAGTTGATCGTCCGTCCCGATGCGGTCGTCTTCGCCCAGCCGGCGTCGGACCTGACGCCTGCGATCACGACCGAACTCGACACGCTCGTGCCGACGGTCAGCATCACGCCGCCGGCCAACTGGCAGCCCGGCCAAGCCGGTGCAGCGGCCCAGCAGGCAGCACCTGCCGCTCCTGCCAAGAAGCCGACCACCCGGTGA
- a CDS encoding septal ring lytic transglycosylase RlpA family protein translates to MPPDIASVEGPRGTSGQSQRYDTVGYATWYGEEMQGSDTASGQPFDPAGITAAHRTLPLGSIVEVTALDTGRTILALVNDRGPGRPDLEIDLSRGAAQSLGVTGVAPVRIRRVTANSPDIMALRGGQAASRRIDAPQALLVALRRKLPVRAGVAIASKGRFDAPALPVSPPSREDRIGQNAGTPAATVAPNAGSNQASSAPGAFVQVAALSHEGRAKALATMLHGRVHRVGTIFRVQMGPYANGALAKAARDDVARRGYGDARIVQTN, encoded by the coding sequence TTGCCACCGGATATTGCCTCCGTCGAAGGACCGCGCGGGACATCGGGGCAGTCGCAGCGTTATGACACGGTCGGCTATGCGACCTGGTATGGCGAGGAAATGCAGGGGTCAGACACGGCGTCCGGTCAACCCTTCGATCCGGCTGGCATCACGGCCGCACATCGCACGCTACCGCTCGGATCGATCGTCGAAGTCACTGCGCTGGATACGGGGCGGACGATCCTGGCGCTGGTCAACGATCGCGGGCCCGGACGGCCGGATCTGGAGATCGACCTGTCGCGCGGCGCGGCGCAATCACTTGGCGTTACCGGTGTCGCGCCGGTTCGGATCCGGCGGGTCACCGCCAATTCTCCCGACATCATGGCGCTGCGGGGCGGGCAGGCGGCATCACGGCGGATCGATGCGCCGCAAGCGCTGCTTGTGGCATTGCGTCGGAAGTTGCCGGTACGGGCGGGGGTCGCCATTGCATCGAAGGGGCGGTTCGATGCTCCCGCACTTCCGGTATCGCCGCCTTCTCGCGAAGACCGCATTGGACAGAACGCTGGAACGCCAGCCGCCACGGTCGCACCGAACGCTGGATCGAACCAGGCCAGCTCCGCCCCGGGCGCGTTCGTACAGGTCGCGGCGTTGTCGCATGAGGGCAGGGCGAAGGCGCTAGCGACCATGCTTCACGGGCGCGTGCACAGGGTCGGTACGATCTTTCGCGTGCAGATGGGGCCGTACGCAAATGGCGCTTTGGCGAAAGCCGCGCGTGACGACGTCGCAAGGCGGGGCTATGGGGATGCTCGGATCGTACAAACGAACTGA
- a CDS encoding lytic murein transglycosylase yields MQMTLKMKRWIGVVAAAMVCGFGSGRAVAQEEAGFQAYLIQLRAQAIAKGVSARTLDMVLPTLTLNTRVIELDRAQPGGSPANPNASIPAFAPYKAQHVGAAIIARGRSAYQSQRWRLQKIEDQTGVPESVMVAIWGHETSYGVVMGGFDLPRALASLAYEGRRRQLFADEFIAAMQMVDRGVPVSQLKGSWAGATGGPQFLPSVYLRLAKDGDGDGRSDIWTSPADTLASIGNYFTSAGWRAGQPWGLAVTVPAGFDRSGITNRLVSPRCERVFARHSGWKTIAEWRALGISPETRVWPDDRVMATLMEPDGPGKTAYLLTGNYRVILDYNCSNFYALSVGLLADAVEQ; encoded by the coding sequence ATGCAGATGACATTGAAGATGAAGCGTTGGATCGGCGTCGTGGCGGCCGCAATGGTTTGCGGGTTCGGCAGCGGACGGGCGGTGGCGCAGGAGGAAGCGGGATTCCAGGCCTATCTGATCCAGCTTCGCGCGCAGGCGATCGCGAAGGGCGTCAGCGCCCGGACGCTCGATATGGTGCTGCCGACATTGACGTTGAACACCCGCGTCATCGAACTGGATCGCGCGCAGCCCGGCGGAAGCCCGGCAAACCCGAATGCGAGCATTCCGGCTTTCGCGCCGTATAAAGCGCAACATGTCGGCGCGGCGATCATCGCGCGCGGGCGCAGCGCGTATCAGTCGCAACGTTGGCGGTTGCAAAAGATCGAGGACCAGACGGGCGTTCCGGAATCGGTCATGGTCGCGATCTGGGGACATGAAACGAGCTACGGCGTGGTTATGGGCGGATTCGACCTGCCGCGCGCGCTGGCTTCGCTTGCGTATGAGGGCCGGCGGCGGCAATTGTTTGCGGACGAGTTCATCGCGGCGATGCAGATGGTCGATCGTGGCGTCCCCGTCTCGCAACTGAAAGGAAGCTGGGCGGGCGCGACAGGCGGGCCACAGTTCCTGCCATCGGTCTATCTGCGTCTGGCGAAGGACGGAGATGGCGACGGGCGTTCCGATATCTGGACCAGCCCGGCGGACACGCTCGCCTCGATCGGCAACTATTTCACCAGTGCCGGGTGGCGCGCCGGCCAGCCCTGGGGTCTGGCAGTTACGGTGCCCGCGGGGTTCGATCGGTCGGGGATCACCAATCGACTGGTTTCGCCGCGATGCGAGCGTGTCTTCGCGCGGCATAGCGGGTGGAAGACGATCGCCGAGTGGCGCGCGCTTGGTATCAGCCCGGAAACGCGGGTCTGGCCCGACGACCGCGTGATGGCGACGTTGATGGAACCCGATGGCCCCGGAAAAACCGCTTATCTGCTAACCGGAAATTATCGGGTTATCCTCGATTACAATTGCTCGAACTTTTACGCTTTGTCGGTCGGGCTACTCGCGGATGCTGTCGAACAGTAG
- a CDS encoding FxDxF family PEP-CTERM protein gives MRALSPYIYRRFIPMRNVYRAAIAVAALALSVPASATVTVTPSSADSDGSFSIGFSGANVARPSFTESFTFSTTTSGFLSAIVSTTGGGSNSRNDVDFTSVFITGPGNVTYVLTPTSNSDINETRSFDDIFVGIGSYTLTTTGTLRGTNGAYGGNIAFNAAAVPEPATWGLMVLGFGMIGAAARGRKVKTNVKFA, from the coding sequence GTGAGGGCGCTGTCGCCATATATTTATCGGAGGTTCATCCCAATGCGTAATGTCTATCGCGCCGCCATCGCAGTTGCTGCCCTCGCGCTTTCCGTGCCAGCCTCGGCAACCGTCACGGTAACCCCTTCATCTGCCGATTCGGACGGTTCCTTCTCGATCGGTTTCAGCGGCGCGAACGTTGCGCGGCCGTCCTTCACGGAGTCGTTCACGTTCTCGACCACGACCAGCGGCTTTCTGAGCGCGATCGTCTCCACCACGGGTGGCGGATCAAATTCGAGGAACGACGTCGATTTCACGAGCGTCTTCATCACAGGCCCCGGCAACGTGACGTACGTTCTGACCCCGACCAGCAACTCTGACATCAACGAGACTCGCTCGTTCGATGACATTTTCGTCGGCATTGGTTCTTACACGTTGACCACGACCGGCACCTTGCGCGGCACGAATGGCGCCTATGGCGGCAACATCGCCTTCAACGCGGCTGCTGTTCCCGAGCCGGCAACCTGGGGCCTTATGGTCCTCGGCTTCGGCATGATCGGCGCCGCTGCACGCGGCCGCAAGGTGAAGACGAACGTCAAGTTCGCCTAA
- a CDS encoding AAA family ATPase, producing MTLPLGNDDAHAAFAAAMRNGALHHAWLFAGPEGVGKGTFARIAALRLLAEGAAKAPLPPGFDVPADNYTRSLIAAGSHPDYRELARAPKDADKPGQDLARSIPIAQVRSLQPLFAVTPSMSSRRVIVIDAIDDLERAGANALLKNLEEPPQGTIFLLISHAPGRLLPTIRSRCRLLRFESLDEPTMEAVLRTHQPSPPDAEIDALVAAGQGSPGRALGFAGLDLAAIDTAMRSIAADGDPSNARRSKLAKSLALKAAQPRYEAFLDRVPAFIAAAAPGRHGQALRTALDSYDAARTLAASARGLSLDAQATVFEMAGLVAALAPPVETSR from the coding sequence ATGACCCTACCGTTGGGGAATGACGATGCGCATGCCGCATTTGCGGCGGCGATGCGTAACGGCGCGTTGCACCACGCCTGGCTGTTCGCCGGACCCGAAGGCGTGGGGAAGGGCACGTTCGCGCGGATCGCGGCGCTGCGTCTGTTGGCGGAAGGCGCCGCGAAGGCCCCGCTTCCGCCGGGTTTCGACGTACCCGCCGACAATTATACGCGCAGCCTGATCGCCGCGGGATCGCATCCCGATTATCGCGAGCTGGCCCGTGCGCCGAAAGATGCCGACAAGCCGGGGCAGGATCTGGCCCGATCGATCCCGATCGCGCAGGTCCGCAGTCTCCAGCCGCTATTTGCGGTCACGCCGAGCATGTCGTCGCGGCGGGTGATCGTGATCGATGCGATCGACGATCTCGAGCGCGCAGGGGCCAACGCGTTGCTGAAGAATTTGGAAGAACCCCCGCAGGGCACGATCTTCCTGTTGATCAGCCACGCACCCGGGCGGTTGCTCCCGACGATCCGCTCGCGGTGTCGCTTGCTGCGTTTCGAGTCGCTTGACGAGCCGACGATGGAGGCGGTGTTGCGCACCCATCAGCCATCGCCACCGGATGCCGAGATAGACGCGCTGGTCGCGGCCGGTCAGGGCTCGCCAGGGCGTGCGCTGGGCTTTGCGGGACTCGATCTGGCCGCGATCGATACGGCGATGCGGTCGATCGCAGCAGACGGCGATCCGAGCAACGCCCGACGCTCGAAACTCGCCAAATCGCTCGCGTTGAAGGCGGCGCAACCCCGCTACGAGGCGTTCCTGGACCGCGTCCCCGCCTTCATTGCAGCCGCTGCGCCCGGACGCCACGGTCAGGCATTGCGCACGGCGCTCGACAGCTACGATGCCGCGCGAACCCTCGCCGCCAGCGCGCGGGGATTGTCGCTGGATGCGCAGGCGACCGTCTTCGAGATGGCCGGTCTTGTCGCCGCGCTCGCGCCGCCGGTCGAGACGTCGCGCTGA
- the tmk gene encoding dTMP kinase → MRGRFISLEGGEGAGKSTQVRRLAEALASRGIETLVTREPGGSDGAEAIRGLLMSGDVGRWSPHSEALLFAAARADHVETRIQPALSAGVWVICDRFIDSSRAYQGVAGGIDDAAVLALHGFGSRGLLPDRTFVLEVPVEQGRARAEGRDGAAADRFAARGDDFHRAVAAAFRTYAEHEPDRVRLIDASASADAVTEALITGLADMLP, encoded by the coding sequence GTGAGGGGTCGCTTCATCTCGCTGGAAGGCGGAGAGGGAGCGGGCAAATCCACGCAGGTGCGCAGGCTCGCCGAGGCATTGGCCTCGCGCGGGATCGAGACACTGGTCACGCGGGAGCCGGGCGGCAGCGATGGCGCCGAGGCGATCCGCGGCCTGTTGATGTCGGGCGATGTCGGCCGGTGGAGTCCGCATAGCGAGGCGCTGCTGTTCGCCGCCGCGCGGGCCGATCATGTCGAGACACGGATCCAGCCCGCCTTGAGCGCGGGCGTCTGGGTGATCTGCGACCGGTTCATCGACAGTAGCCGCGCTTATCAGGGCGTGGCCGGCGGGATCGACGATGCAGCCGTGCTTGCGCTGCACGGCTTTGGCTCACGCGGGCTTTTGCCCGATCGCACTTTCGTGCTGGAAGTGCCGGTCGAACAGGGGCGCGCCCGTGCCGAAGGACGCGACGGCGCGGCGGCGGACCGGTTTGCAGCGCGCGGCGACGATTTCCATCGGGCCGTAGCGGCGGCTTTCCGGACTTATGCGGAGCACGAGCCGGACCGCGTCAGGCTGATCGACGCATCGGCCAGCGCGGACGCGGTGACCGAGGCGTTGATTACCGGTCTCGCCGATATGCTGCCATGA
- a CDS encoding FxDxF family PEP-CTERM protein, which yields MFAAAVAATVAFAAAPAAQAAQFLTLTGPSGTYGDDNVTCAGGGVFCSFERTFTFTTPTGFNLASSDITSLLTGNNQATNLDLTTVTLNGKDFNTVLSGVQEFRNLLNQTIVAGGTNTLFVSGTVGQAGSPTPANASFTGNLSFATQVAAVPETATWGMMILGFGMIGAASRSRKVKTSVKFA from the coding sequence ATTTTCGCCGCAGCCGTTGCTGCAACTGTTGCCTTCGCAGCTGCGCCTGCAGCCCAGGCAGCGCAGTTCCTGACCCTGACGGGGCCCAGCGGCACCTATGGCGACGATAACGTGACGTGCGCTGGTGGTGGGGTTTTCTGTTCGTTCGAACGTACCTTCACGTTCACCACGCCGACTGGCTTCAACCTGGCGAGCTCGGACATCACGTCGCTGTTGACGGGCAATAACCAGGCAACGAATCTCGATCTGACGACCGTGACGTTGAACGGTAAGGACTTCAACACCGTCTTGTCCGGTGTGCAAGAGTTCCGCAACCTGCTCAACCAGACGATCGTTGCTGGCGGCACGAACACGCTGTTCGTTTCCGGTACCGTTGGTCAGGCCGGTTCGCCTACGCCCGCTAACGCTTCGTTTACGGGCAACCTGTCTTTCGCGACGCAGGTGGCAGCCGTTCCGGAAACCGCAACCTGGGGCATGATGATCCTGGGCTTCGGCATGATCGGTGCGGCGTCGCGCAGCCGCAAGGTCAAGACGAGCGTCAAGTTCGCCTAA
- a CDS encoding acyltransferase family protein has product MAEKTRHRFGVLDSLRGVCACMVVIYHFQTSGYVSNTALIQNSFLFVDFFFVLSGFVIAASYGDKLANAFSIKRFMLLRLGRIYPLHFVVLLVWVAFEIFVLWVPRPSGEIAFTGNYQVKALVAHLFLVQPFFGEDLVSWNGLAWSIAVELWAYLIFAFGFRFLGKWIVPFAIVLAISCTIYLPFVTDRYLNVFHHGAFARCLIGFSLGVVMFYAYRRFPFDPRRSTATVLEIAAVVGTATMIAFAGAGPFSLLVPPLFAIVIIIFAQQSGLVSNFMLLSFPQFLGKISYSIYMVHMFIVYRAYNMFAAIQNRTGDKDILQKVHGKQTVGATPLMGDAFTLGMLAVVIIVAYISYSLVEAPANEWTRRKLLRRVPSAAV; this is encoded by the coding sequence ATGGCCGAAAAGACAAGACATCGCTTCGGCGTTCTCGATAGCCTGCGCGGTGTATGCGCATGTATGGTCGTAATCTACCACTTTCAAACGAGTGGATACGTTAGCAACACTGCGTTGATCCAGAACTCGTTCCTGTTCGTTGATTTCTTTTTTGTTCTGAGTGGCTTTGTGATTGCAGCCAGTTATGGCGATAAACTTGCGAACGCATTTTCGATCAAGCGATTTATGCTACTTCGTCTCGGCCGTATCTATCCGCTCCATTTCGTGGTATTATTAGTTTGGGTTGCTTTCGAGATATTCGTGCTTTGGGTGCCACGGCCTTCGGGTGAAATTGCGTTTACCGGAAATTACCAAGTGAAGGCGCTTGTCGCTCACCTGTTTCTTGTCCAGCCATTCTTTGGAGAAGATTTGGTATCGTGGAACGGTCTTGCTTGGAGCATTGCGGTCGAGCTCTGGGCGTATCTTATTTTTGCTTTCGGGTTTCGATTTTTGGGGAAATGGATTGTTCCTTTCGCCATCGTTTTGGCGATTTCTTGCACCATTTACCTTCCATTCGTCACCGACCGGTATTTGAACGTCTTTCACCACGGTGCGTTCGCGCGATGCCTGATAGGGTTTTCGCTTGGGGTTGTGATGTTCTACGCCTATCGGCGGTTTCCGTTCGATCCGAGACGTTCAACCGCGACCGTGCTTGAAATAGCGGCCGTGGTAGGCACAGCTACGATGATCGCCTTTGCCGGCGCCGGGCCATTCTCTCTGTTAGTTCCTCCGTTGTTTGCGATCGTCATTATAATATTTGCGCAGCAGTCCGGACTCGTTAGTAATTTTATGCTGCTGTCGTTCCCGCAATTCTTAGGCAAGATTTCATATTCTATTTACATGGTTCACATGTTTATTGTTTATCGGGCATATAATATGTTCGCTGCGATACAAAATCGCACCGGTGATAAAGATATTCTCCAGAAAGTTCACGGAAAACAGACAGTCGGTGCCACACCCTTGATGGGGGACGCGTTTACTTTGGGAATGCTGGCCGTGGTGATCATCGTGGCCTATATAAGTTATTCTCTCGTCGAAGCGCCGGCAAATGAATGGACGCGTCGAAAGCTTCTTCGACGAGTGCCGAGTGCCGCTGTTTAA
- a CDS encoding PilZ domain-containing protein, producing MFAAEFEPAEVTGHRSTSRAAVSINARVGRGGFYRTLCKVTDLSMHGARLQTYSAMRKGDTIWLTLPLIGQIAATVMWADDYEAGCRFGHPLDADAYETLAALATPNS from the coding sequence ATGTTCGCCGCCGAGTTCGAACCCGCCGAGGTAACCGGCCACCGGAGTACGTCACGGGCGGCGGTCTCGATCAATGCGCGCGTGGGCCGCGGCGGATTTTATCGCACGTTGTGCAAGGTCACCGACCTGTCGATGCACGGCGCGCGGCTACAAACCTATTCCGCCATGCGGAAGGGCGACACGATCTGGCTGACGCTGCCCTTGATCGGTCAAATCGCCGCAACGGTCATGTGGGCCGACGATTATGAAGCCGGTTGTCGCTTCGGCCATCCGCTGGATGCGGATGCCTATGAAACACTGGCTGCGCTGGCGACGCCGAACAGTTGA